One genomic segment of Candidatus Saccharimonas sp. includes these proteins:
- a CDS encoding STAS-like domain-containing protein, translating into MIILYKEVGNFAENKELAKKIREEIILPMLAKGEKITLDFNKVDGATQSFIHALISEAIREYGELAYENIQYKNTNDDVQEVIRIVYRYMQESLE; encoded by the coding sequence ATGATTATTTTATATAAAGAAGTTGGTAATTTCGCCGAAAATAAAGAATTAGCTAAAAAAATACGGGAAGAAATAATTTTACCAATGCTAGCAAAGGGTGAAAAAATCACATTAGATTTTAATAAAGTTGATGGAGCGACTCAATCTTTTATTCACGCTCTTATTAGTGAAGCTATTAGAGAGTATGGAGAGCTAGCGTATGAAAATATTCAATATAAAAACACTAACGATGACGTGCAAGAGGTAATTAGGATAGTATATAGATATATGCAAGAGAGTTTGGAATAA
- the dnaX gene encoding DNA polymerase III subunit gamma/tau, with translation MSKALYRKYRSKKLSEVVGQKHITTVLENALKQGKIAHAYLFTGPRGVGKTSIARILAHEINNLPYSEEDNHPDIIEIDAASNNGVDDIRQLRDNVQVAPFSAKYRVYIIDEVHMLSKAAFNALLKTLEEPPEHAVFILATTDAHKLPATIISRTQRFVFRFISKEDVCAHLEFIAKNEKINISKEAIEIIAERGEGSFRDSISLLDQISSITKKNEEITANLLEEALGLAPKMQINALISAFENQNSNEILQIVRDVRNSGVDLKNFASQLLSFITENIGKKPYLSQFLMPLTRAEKSNFIEMELLSIFIQPSFTPQLSINQNILPQVQQKTILKPKVENQKTAKFSKSESENQPNLQKETFENSQKNENIEDKTEIPQKNEENKSLKSENSESLDEAQPKNENKNQDLGEKKEFKWADFWGAIDEGDKGVQTILKQSGHIFENGKIKIYTGRPFNQKQLEKAKAQASMRKALKKIGADGWVIEVFGTAKPASDPAIASVQDLMGGGEMVKIDE, from the coding sequence ATGAGTAAAGCATTATATCGCAAATATCGGAGTAAGAAATTAAGTGAAGTTGTGGGTCAAAAACACATCACAACAGTGCTTGAAAATGCTTTAAAACAAGGGAAAATTGCCCATGCTTACCTTTTTACTGGCCCGCGTGGTGTTGGCAAAACTTCTATTGCGCGAATCTTAGCCCACGAAATTAATAATCTGCCGTATTCTGAAGAAGATAATCATCCAGATATTATTGAAATTGATGCCGCTAGCAACAACGGAGTAGACGACATCCGCCAACTTCGAGACAATGTGCAAGTTGCGCCGTTTTCCGCCAAATATCGTGTTTACATTATAGATGAAGTTCATATGCTTTCGAAGGCTGCTTTTAATGCGCTTCTCAAAACTCTTGAAGAACCACCAGAACACGCCGTTTTTATTCTTGCCACAACTGATGCTCACAAATTACCAGCAACGATTATTAGTCGAACTCAGCGGTTTGTTTTTCGATTTATTTCAAAAGAAGATGTTTGCGCTCATTTAGAATTTATCGCCAAAAATGAAAAAATTAACATTTCGAAAGAAGCGATTGAAATTATTGCCGAACGTGGTGAGGGGAGCTTTCGTGATAGCATTTCACTACTTGACCAAATTTCAAGCATTACAAAAAAAAATGAAGAAATTACAGCAAACTTGCTTGAAGAAGCCCTTGGATTGGCGCCAAAAATGCAAATTAATGCTTTAATTTCAGCTTTCGAAAACCAAAATTCAAACGAAATTTTACAAATCGTGCGAGATGTTCGCAATTCTGGCGTAGATTTAAAAAATTTTGCTAGCCAGCTTTTAAGTTTTATTACTGAAAATATTGGCAAAAAACCATATCTTTCGCAATTTCTGATGCCACTAACACGAGCAGAAAAGTCAAATTTTATTGAAATGGAGCTGCTTTCGATTTTTATTCAGCCAAGTTTTACGCCGCAGCTTTCAATAAATCAAAATATTTTGCCACAAGTTCAGCAAAAAACAATTTTAAAGCCAAAAGTTGAAAATCAAAAAACAGCAAAATTTTCAAAAAGTGAATCAGAAAATCAGCCAAACCTGCAAAAAGAAACTTTCGAAAATTCGCAAAAAAATGAAAATATTGAGGATAAAACAGAAATTCCGCAAAAAAATGAAGAAAATAAATCTTTAAAAAGTGAAAATTCAGAAAGTTTAGATGAAGCTCAACCAAAAAATGAAAATAAAAATCAAGATCTGGGAGAGAAGAAAGAATTTAAATGGGCGGATTTCTGGGGTGCGATCGATGAGGGTGATAAGGGAGTTCAAACAATTCTAAAACAATCTGGCCATATTTTCGAAAATGGTAAAATTAAAATTTATACGGGCAGACCTTTTAACCAAAAACAGCTCGAAAAAGCAAAAGCTCAAGCTTCAATGAGAAAAGCTTTAAAGAAAATTGGCGCAGATGGCTGGGTGATTGAAGTTTTTGGAACGGCAAAACCCGCAAGCGACCCGGCGATTGCGAGCGTTCAGGATTTAATGGGGGGTGGAGAAATGGTAAAAATTGATGAGTAG
- the nusG gene encoding transcription termination/antitermination protein NusG yields MANKRYDDSRNWYAVTTLAGYEDKVAENLRQRIEGVDMADKIFDTLVPKEKQIEVRNGKRKVVERKILQSYVLVEMKLTEETWFVVRNTPGVTGFIGSDSPTPVSEKEMRDIRRRMGAEEPMFEINFSEGEIINIIDGPFKGFEGAVSEIDAVKGKIKVMVSMFGRETPVELDILQIEKI; encoded by the coding sequence ATGGCAAATAAACGATATGATGATTCCCGAAACTGGTATGCGGTTACAACTTTAGCGGGATATGAAGACAAAGTTGCGGAAAATCTTCGTCAACGAATTGAAGGCGTAGATATGGCCGATAAAATCTTCGACACGCTTGTTCCAAAAGAGAAGCAGATTGAAGTTAGAAATGGAAAACGCAAAGTTGTTGAACGAAAAATTTTACAAAGTTATGTTTTAGTTGAAATGAAATTAACCGAGGAGACTTGGTTTGTTGTTCGAAACACGCCAGGCGTGACTGGATTTATTGGCTCAGATTCACCAACACCAGTTTCCGAAAAAGAAATGCGCGATATTCGCCGCCGAATGGGTGCCGAAGAACCAATGTTTGAAATTAACTTTTCTGAAGGTGAAATTATCAATATTATTGATGGACCATTCAAAGGTTTCGAAGGTGCAGTTTCTGAGATTGACGCCGTGAAAGGTAAAATTAAAGTAATGGTTTCAATGTTTGGTCGCGAAACTCCAGTTGAGCTTGATATTCTTCAAATTGAAAAAATCTAA
- a CDS encoding ATP-binding protein codes for MRIFLSNQAHLRNFSRFIKSIDFSNPDSLEVETHKKWITVHPAILAFTAALAIKTGKENSSIELPLPDNGKHLDSMGLFNFLKTESPFRYNKKESSGRYIPLQVVKTADDQSKFIAEMVPLLHLPEKESRIIKYIIGELVRNVLEHSLSDKGAVVAANYYPKKNKISIGICDTGIGIWKSMNEYWRPKDDISAIRLSLMPGITGTTHKEGGTRDNAGAGLFFTKSIARITRSYFTIFSGKAEYTLLKGDKRNNIFKLKIDPFDDPHRYTIIEGDFKGTLVAIDMSLDNTPEFQAILKLISSVYDDAIRDRKRTKYKEPKFL; via the coding sequence ATGAGAATATTTTTATCTAATCAAGCTCACCTAAGAAATTTTTCAAGGTTTATTAAATCTATTGATTTTTCTAACCCTGATTCGTTAGAGGTGGAGACTCATAAGAAATGGATAACTGTACATCCAGCCATATTAGCTTTTACTGCCGCCTTGGCTATAAAAACCGGAAAGGAGAATAGTTCTATTGAACTGCCGCTGCCAGATAACGGGAAACATCTTGATTCTATGGGTCTTTTTAATTTTCTAAAGACGGAATCACCTTTTAGATATAACAAGAAAGAATCATCTGGAAGATATATACCTTTACAGGTTGTAAAAACTGCTGATGATCAGTCTAAATTTATCGCTGAAATGGTGCCATTACTACACCTACCCGAGAAAGAAAGCAGAATTATCAAGTATATAATAGGAGAGCTAGTTAGAAATGTTCTTGAACATTCTCTATCTGATAAGGGGGCAGTAGTTGCGGCTAATTATTATCCTAAAAAAAATAAGATTAGCATAGGTATATGTGATACGGGAATTGGTATATGGAAAAGCATGAATGAATATTGGCGTCCTAAAGACGACATTTCGGCTATTAGGCTTAGTCTTATGCCAGGAATTACAGGTACTACTCATAAAGAAGGTGGAACAAGAGATAATGCTGGAGCTGGGCTATTTTTTACTAAATCTATAGCACGAATTACAAGGAGTTATTTCACTATATTTTCTGGTAAAGCAGAATACACTCTTTTAAAAGGAGATAAAAGAAATAATATATTTAAATTAAAAATAGATCCATTCGACGATCCTCATAGATATACTATCATAGAGGGAGATTTTAAAGGTACTTTAGTGGCTATAGATATGTCTCTTGACAATACGCCTGAGTTTCAAGCTATATTAAAACTTATAAGTTCGGTATATGATGATGCTATCCGAGATCGTAAAAGGACTAAATACAAGGAGCCTAAATTTCTATGA
- a CDS encoding PAS domain-containing protein, with product MDKFHNCKNELLIRFMLGTMIFLSEIAIIFITNPPTFNNFIVIFFALFTLNLAFIIFGVRQRQTRQKMFEARKNAEDSRNRILTIINSLTDAVLGIDSRGKIELYNSAALEILGENSEILNKNLSKICKLAKINTQKFEIQEILKAGKPYFSTNDLILQKEDETLRIEIEIIKIKESFSKKTRSNLKKFVVILRDITKQKTLDEERDEFISVVSHELRTPVAILEGSLSNLKLLIDKKAPFKMLEKSAKTAYSQNNFLATMVNDLSILSRTERGIGERAEEIKPKELAETLFKKYHKTAFERGLSLNLNIDNNLNHVKASKLYLEELLQNFITNALKYTREGSIEICFKNSQKGVIFEIKDTGIGISSSDQKRIFEKFYRSEDWRTRETGGTGLGLYISSKLAAKIGTKIQLESKLNHGSKFFFELPKIKE from the coding sequence ATGGATAAATTTCATAATTGCAAAAATGAGCTCTTAATAAGATTCATGCTCGGCACAATGATTTTTCTGTCTGAAATTGCAATTATTTTTATTACTAATCCGCCAACTTTTAATAATTTTATAGTAATATTTTTTGCACTTTTTACTTTAAATTTAGCTTTTATAATTTTTGGAGTTCGTCAAAGACAAACTCGCCAAAAAATGTTTGAAGCCCGTAAAAATGCTGAAGATTCGCGAAATAGAATCTTAACGATTATCAACAGCTTAACTGATGCAGTTTTAGGTATTGATTCGCGCGGAAAAATTGAATTATACAATTCCGCAGCGCTTGAAATTTTAGGTGAAAATAGTGAAATTTTAAATAAGAACCTTTCGAAAATTTGTAAGCTTGCAAAAATCAACACACAGAAATTCGAAATTCAAGAAATTCTTAAAGCAGGAAAGCCATATTTCTCAACCAATGATTTAATCCTTCAAAAAGAAGATGAAACACTACGAATTGAAATTGAAATTATTAAAATTAAAGAATCTTTTTCGAAAAAAACAAGGTCTAATTTAAAAAAATTCGTGGTAATTTTACGTGATATTACCAAGCAAAAAACGCTCGATGAAGAGCGTGATGAATTTATTAGTGTTGTGAGCCACGAGCTTCGCACACCAGTAGCAATTTTAGAAGGTTCTTTGAGTAATTTAAAACTGCTAATTGATAAAAAAGCACCTTTTAAGATGCTTGAAAAATCTGCTAAAACCGCCTACAGCCAAAATAATTTTCTCGCAACAATGGTGAATGATCTCTCAATACTCTCACGAACAGAAAGAGGAATTGGCGAAAGAGCAGAAGAAATTAAACCAAAAGAGCTTGCCGAGACACTTTTCAAAAAATATCACAAAACAGCTTTCGAAAGAGGTCTAAGTCTTAATTTAAATATTGACAATAATCTTAATCATGTTAAAGCTAGCAAACTTTATTTAGAAGAATTATTACAAAATTTTATCACAAATGCCTTAAAATATACGCGCGAGGGCTCGATTGAAATTTGTTTTAAAAATTCACAAAAAGGTGTAATTTTTGAGATTAAAGATACTGGGATAGGAATTAGCTCAAGCGATCAAAAACGGATTTTCGAAAAGTTTTACAGGAGTGAAGATTGGCGAACGCGAGAAACTGGCGGCACAGGCTTAGGGCTCTATATTTCTTCAAAATTGGCAGCAAAAATTGGTACAAAAATTCAACTCGAAAGCAAATTAAACCACGGTTCGAAATTCTTTTTTGAACTCCCAAAAATTAAAGAATAG
- the rplK gene encoding 50S ribosomal protein L11, whose protein sequence is MAKKVIGNLKLRIPAGRATAGPPVGSTLGQWGLNMMDFINPFNEKTKDMMGKDVIVHLQVFEDRTFTWKSLGQPVDDMIRDRAGIQKGAGNSKTDKVGKITKAQLQEIAEAKMEHLNAVSLEGAMKTIAGTARSMGVEIAE, encoded by the coding sequence ATGGCAAAAAAAGTTATTGGAAATTTGAAACTTCGAATCCCAGCTGGCCGCGCAACAGCAGGTCCTCCAGTTGGTTCAACACTTGGTCAATGGGGTCTAAATATGATGGACTTCATCAACCCATTTAATGAAAAAACTAAAGATATGATGGGTAAAGATGTAATTGTTCACCTTCAGGTTTTCGAAGACCGAACTTTCACTTGGAAATCACTTGGTCAACCAGTTGATGATATGATTCGAGACCGAGCAGGAATCCAAAAAGGTGCAGGAAATTCAAAAACTGACAAAGTTGGCAAAATTACAAAAGCTCAATTGCAAGAAATTGCTGAAGCTAAAATGGAACACTTGAACGCAGTTTCACTTGAAGGTGCTATGAAAACTATCGCCGGAACAGCTCGTTCAATGGGTGTTGAAATTGCTGAATAA
- the dnaB gene encoding replicative DNA helicase, with protein MSSEKSGGKIPPQNLDAEMSLIGAILIDEEVLIDILEIVKAADFYDKRHAAIFASIIRLYEHHQPVDLLTLTNELKKREELDAVGGSSYLAELTNYVPTASHAASYAEIVAQAAVRRRLIKAGGDITELAFNEELTVPQLLGQSEAELFSVSDASLKQDLSSMEDILNDSFERLDELYKNKGAIRGIRTGYRDLDNKTAGLQRSDLIILAARPAMGKTTFVTNLAYNIATIEKKSVLFFSLEMSKEQLVDRMLADAAGVDSWNIRTGNLSDEDFAKLADAMGEMAEAPIFIDDTPGVSVLEMRTKARRAAHDGELGLIVIDYLQLMQGSGSAKSSANRVQEVSEISRGLKLLARELNVPVIALSQLSRSVESRDPKIPQLADLRESGSIEQDADIVMFLYREAYYNPETERENITDLILAKHRHGPVGTIELYFHPERLRFMSLDRKHGE; from the coding sequence ATGAGTAGCGAGAAAAGCGGCGGTAAAATTCCGCCACAGAATTTAGATGCCGAGATGAGTTTGATTGGCGCTATTTTGATTGATGAGGAAGTTTTAATTGATATTTTAGAGATTGTGAAAGCGGCAGATTTTTATGACAAGCGCCACGCCGCAATCTTTGCGTCGATTATTCGACTTTATGAACATCACCAGCCGGTCGATCTTCTAACACTTACAAACGAACTAAAAAAACGAGAAGAACTTGATGCAGTTGGTGGCTCAAGCTATTTAGCAGAATTGACAAACTATGTTCCAACAGCTTCACATGCAGCAAGTTATGCTGAAATTGTTGCTCAAGCAGCAGTTCGAAGACGACTAATCAAGGCTGGCGGCGATATTACTGAATTGGCTTTTAATGAAGAATTAACTGTTCCGCAGCTTTTAGGCCAAAGTGAAGCCGAACTTTTTAGCGTTTCAGACGCAAGTTTAAAACAAGATTTATCTTCAATGGAAGATATTCTGAATGATTCATTCGAAAGATTAGATGAGCTTTATAAGAACAAAGGAGCAATTCGTGGAATTAGAACGGGCTATCGTGATCTTGACAACAAAACAGCAGGATTACAACGCTCAGACCTAATTATTCTTGCTGCCCGGCCAGCGATGGGAAAAACAACTTTTGTAACAAATTTAGCTTACAATATTGCTACGATCGAGAAAAAATCAGTGCTTTTCTTTAGCCTTGAGATGAGTAAAGAACAGCTTGTTGACCGTATGCTTGCAGATGCCGCCGGAGTTGATTCGTGGAATATTCGAACGGGAAATTTGAGTGACGAAGACTTCGCAAAGCTAGCTGATGCTATGGGAGAAATGGCTGAAGCTCCGATTTTTATTGATGACACACCGGGTGTAAGTGTTCTTGAAATGCGAACAAAAGCACGGCGCGCAGCACATGATGGTGAGCTTGGCTTGATTGTTATTGACTATCTACAACTGATGCAGGGAAGCGGCTCAGCAAAATCTTCAGCAAACCGTGTTCAAGAAGTTTCAGAAATTTCGCGTGGTTTGAAGTTGCTTGCGCGCGAATTAAATGTGCCCGTGATTGCGCTTTCACAGCTTAGCCGCTCCGTTGAAAGCCGTGACCCCAAAATACCGCAACTCGCTGATCTCCGTGAGTCTGGTTCTATTGAGCAAGATGCAGACATCGTAATGTTTCTTTATCGTGAAGCTTATTATAATCCTGAAACTGAGCGAGAGAATATCACCGATCTCATTCTTGCCAAGCACCGCCACGGACCAGTTGGTACAATTGAACTCTATTTCCATCCAGAACGCCTCCGCTTTATGTCGCTCGACCGCAAGCATGGTGAATAA
- the tgt gene encoding tRNA guanosine(34) transglycosylase Tgt has protein sequence MKKALSFEIKTRLNGTLARTGVIQTPHGEIKTPAYIAGGTNATVKAMTPEQIRSTGAQAVLANTYHLMLRPGADILAKAGGIHKFMNWSAPTFTDSGGFQVFSLGMAYKKGIDATSHISKGDSNLARHNSNQLAKVGEDGVWFKSHISGEKIFMSPEISMELQHKIGADIHMAFDELTSPLAGRAQIKSALDKTHFWAEKCLKRHNELNAEHIAEGENLQALFAVVQGAREEDFRKESASFLGSRDFDGFGIGGIFQPEEIPEVLTWVNTTLPEEKPRHLLGMGAQPADLFLGVEFGIDTFDCVAPTRQARNGAIFTYSGRINIKNAKFKEDFTPIDSNCNCYTCQNFTKAYVNHLFRADEILASTLASIHNEFFVINTIDKIRESLENGTFFEYKRQFLNEYYGEERAKDFETKQNEDSLQN, from the coding sequence ATGAAAAAAGCTTTAAGTTTCGAAATTAAAACTCGCCTCAATGGCACTTTGGCAAGAACTGGTGTAATTCAAACTCCGCACGGTGAAATTAAAACCCCAGCTTATATTGCAGGCGGAACTAATGCAACAGTGAAGGCAATGACGCCCGAGCAAATCCGCTCAACTGGTGCGCAGGCCGTACTAGCAAATACCTACCATCTAATGCTTCGGCCTGGTGCAGATATTCTAGCAAAAGCTGGCGGAATCCATAAGTTTATGAATTGGAGTGCACCAACCTTTACTGATTCAGGCGGTTTTCAAGTTTTTTCACTTGGAATGGCTTACAAAAAGGGAATTGATGCAACTTCACACATTTCGAAGGGTGATTCAAATTTAGCACGCCATAATTCAAATCAGCTCGCAAAAGTTGGCGAAGACGGAGTTTGGTTTAAATCTCACATTTCGGGCGAAAAGATTTTTATGAGCCCCGAAATTTCAATGGAGCTTCAGCATAAAATTGGCGCCGATATTCACATGGCTTTTGATGAATTAACTTCACCGCTAGCTGGCCGTGCACAAATTAAATCCGCATTGGATAAAACTCATTTTTGGGCTGAAAAGTGTTTGAAACGCCACAATGAGTTAAACGCCGAGCATATTGCAGAAGGCGAAAATCTACAAGCGCTTTTCGCGGTAGTTCAAGGTGCGCGCGAAGAAGATTTTCGAAAAGAAAGCGCAAGTTTTTTGGGCTCGAGAGATTTTGACGGCTTTGGGATTGGTGGAATTTTTCAGCCAGAAGAAATCCCTGAAGTTCTAACTTGGGTGAACACAACCTTGCCAGAAGAAAAACCACGGCATCTGTTAGGAATGGGCGCACAACCAGCCGATCTATTTTTAGGTGTAGAATTTGGTATCGACACTTTCGATTGTGTGGCACCAACTCGTCAAGCTCGAAACGGCGCAATTTTTACTTATTCTGGGCGAATTAATATTAAAAACGCCAAGTTTAAAGAAGACTTCACACCGATTGATAGCAATTGCAATTGCTACACTTGCCAAAATTTCACAAAAGCCTACGTTAATCATCTTTTCCGTGCGGACGAAATTCTCGCCAGTACACTTGCTTCAATTCATAATGAATTTTTCGTAATTAATACCATTGATAAAATCCGCGAAAGCCTTGAAAATGGTACGTTTTTTGAATATAAGCGCCAATTTTTAAATGAATATTATGGCGAAGAGCGAGCAAAAGACTTCGAAACTAAGCAAAATGAAGATTCGTTGCAAAATTAA
- a CDS encoding DUF2797 domain-containing protein has product MNKDFFEKDYLLTRVDFDKNQKPRWRLADLGSGEILSFSPEFEEPISIEINLSKRFCIGWHSLKTGEDFVCPENYELDKKYEQCQNCQKRTGFNPAFYNVKDGEISKQQIERNLQPHFVYLAYFSNETIKVGISFAGRGIARLLEQGARAALILGEFSSANIARNYEEKISKMTDFCENVKANVKLKLLEQDFVFSKAEKALLDARKKIETAQKVVFEKQDPIDLNKFYSKNGKIPSGEMLEIQNCPQNQNDKTLIFSGILKAQVGYILLAEQQGEIISIPLKKFTGRKIRISPKIIELNLPERQASLFDF; this is encoded by the coding sequence ATGAATAAAGATTTTTTTGAAAAAGACTACCTTTTAACCCGTGTCGATTTCGATAAAAACCAAAAACCACGTTGGAGGTTGGCAGATTTGGGTTCTGGTGAGATTTTAAGCTTCTCGCCAGAATTTGAAGAACCGATTTCAATAGAAATTAACCTTTCAAAACGATTTTGTATTGGTTGGCATAGTTTGAAAACGGGTGAAGATTTTGTCTGCCCAGAAAATTATGAACTTGACAAAAAATATGAACAATGTCAAAATTGCCAAAAGAGAACCGGCTTTAATCCAGCATTCTACAATGTAAAAGATGGGGAAATTTCAAAACAACAGATTGAGCGAAATTTGCAGCCACATTTTGTTTATTTAGCATATTTTTCAAATGAAACTATCAAGGTTGGAATTAGTTTTGCAGGTAGAGGAATTGCAAGATTGCTTGAACAAGGGGCGAGAGCCGCGTTGATTTTAGGTGAATTTTCGAGTGCAAATATTGCTCGAAATTATGAAGAGAAAATATCCAAAATGACAGATTTTTGCGAAAATGTCAAGGCAAATGTAAAATTAAAATTGCTTGAACAAGATTTTGTTTTTTCGAAAGCAGAAAAAGCACTTCTTGATGCTCGCAAAAAAATAGAAACCGCTCAAAAAGTAGTTTTCGAAAAGCAAGATCCAATAGATTTGAATAAATTTTATTCAAAAAATGGTAAAATTCCAAGCGGAGAAATGCTTGAAATACAAAATTGTCCTCAAAATCAAAACGATAAAACTTTGATTTTTTCGGGTATTTTAAAAGCTCAAGTTGGCTATATTTTACTTGCTGAACAACAAGGTGAAATTATTTCAATACCACTTAAAAAATTTACGGGGCGAAAAATTCGAATTTCACCAAAAATTATTGAACTTAATTTGCCAGAACGACAGGCTAGTTTATTTGATTTTTAA
- a CDS encoding type II secretion system GspH family protein has translation MNKHKLNKGFTIIEVVLVLAIVGLIFLAVFLALPALQRNQRDTQRKNDMSRFKAAYHQYRANNKGSKIGGVFNGESMSKLPNWDNFINEYLRKGNDTFRDPLGEDYFVQEGLWDYARAGGVGTGVITIKDGHVCDYSSNKPINQRIVSGNGQTARIWLESGEVYCLDLLN, from the coding sequence ATGAATAAGCATAAACTAAATAAAGGTTTTACGATCATTGAAGTCGTTTTGGTTCTTGCGATTGTGGGATTAATTTTTCTTGCTGTTTTTTTAGCTCTTCCCGCTCTTCAACGCAATCAACGAGATACACAACGTAAAAACGATATGTCACGGTTTAAGGCCGCTTATCATCAATATCGCGCAAACAATAAAGGTTCAAAAATTGGCGGAGTATTCAACGGTGAGTCTATGAGTAAACTTCCAAATTGGGATAATTTCATTAATGAATATCTTCGAAAAGGTAATGACACTTTTCGTGATCCTCTTGGTGAAGATTATTTCGTTCAGGAGGGGTTGTGGGATTATGCTCGAGCTGGAGGGGTTGGAACAGGTGTTATTACTATTAAAGATGGCCATGTTTGCGACTATAGTTCTAATAAGCCAATCAACCAAAGAATTGTTAGTGGAAATGGTCAAACTGCAAGGATTTGGCTTGAATCTGGTGAGGTTTATTGCTTAGATTTACTTAACTAA
- a CDS encoding DUF167 domain-containing protein, producing MKIRCKIKPNSKKGNLIQKSQDKNGEFFEIFIREPAIEGKANLAVIKLLAEEFGVSKSRVSLKTGIKSRFKIFEIEK from the coding sequence ATGAAGATTCGTTGCAAAATTAAGCCAAATTCGAAAAAAGGAAATCTCATTCAAAAATCACAAGATAAAAACGGTGAGTTTTTTGAGATTTTTATTCGTGAGCCAGCAATTGAAGGTAAGGCAAATCTGGCAGTAATTAAACTTTTGGCAGAAGAATTCGGCGTTTCAAAAAGCCGAGTCTCCCTAAAGACTGGTATAAAATCGCGATTTAAGATTTTCGAAATTGAAAAATAA
- the secE gene encoding preprotein translocase subunit SecE — MAKKETKVTRVKAKNAKSKPEKEVSKELKISKYAAKVAGIKTEKKAKKPAPKFVRILTKPFRFVTIPFVALGKYLVASWKELKLVRWPTRKETWKMTSAVIAFSIGFATLILLLDGLFNWIFKTLIK; from the coding sequence ATGGCGAAGAAAGAAACCAAAGTAACTCGCGTTAAGGCAAAAAACGCAAAATCGAAGCCTGAAAAAGAAGTTTCGAAAGAGCTAAAAATAAGCAAATATGCTGCAAAAGTTGCTGGCATCAAAACAGAGAAAAAAGCCAAAAAACCGGCACCAAAATTTGTGCGAATTTTAACGAAACCGTTTAGATTCGTTACAATTCCATTTGTTGCACTTGGTAAATATTTAGTAGCTTCCTGGAAAGAACTAAAACTCGTTCGCTGGCCAACCCGCAAAGAAACTTGGAAAATGACTAGTGCCGTAATTGCATTTTCTATAGGGTTTGCGACATTAATTTTATTGCTAGACGGCTTGTTTAACTGGATTTTTAAAACACTAATTAAGTAA